Proteins encoded in a region of the Dreissena polymorpha isolate Duluth1 chromosome 6, UMN_Dpol_1.0, whole genome shotgun sequence genome:
- the LOC127835731 gene encoding tripartite motif-containing protein 15-like, translated as MKGKAMCHEHAREIVFFCQDHSKLCCLSCVLIHRKCDQLDEIVKVFRQTRHDLQALKQSLIQLQSEADDIISEFKKSEAVLNESIAKISSEVDTIKDRIIKLFEEAKQRLISEAKQFKTEEVKRIENKRDTSFKVKEELNKASSMCCDVLDRGTPSQQCIYSEQMKEKRKTIESIIDDQRKIKCSSTMTVSFPKQVTSLIEMGSNSIKQNFDVNKTVDTSPIRLLSQPKPVTLELLVSVDLHTTGDDDEEPYLTGLDFLPDGRLVSVDNYNWKCILLNERLQRLGTPYKFNTKPCDVGLVTRCWCSRRKHSIVQLSVDGDLLGIYPVDMWYPHNICVFKDGTRLAVSGGAAEAPKLYLYKISPTMS; from the exons ATGAAAGGAAAGGCCATGTGCCATGAGCATGCACGAGAAATAGTGTTTTTCTGCCAGGATCATTCTAAGCTTTGCTGCCTTTCATGTGTTCTCATTCACCGGAAATGTGACCAATTGGATGAAATAGTCAAAGTATTCAGACAAACACGACACGACCTGCAAGCATTAAAACAATCATTGATACAATTGCAATCCGAGGCTGACGATATTATCTCAGAGTTTAAGAAGTCTGAGGCTGTTTTAAATGAGTCTATTGCAAAGATTTCTTCAGAGGTGGATACGATTAAAGATCGTATCATAAAACTGTTTGAAGAAGCAAAGCAGAGATTAATAAGtgaagcaaaacaatttaaaactgaAGAAGTAAAACGGATTGAGAATAAACGGGATACCTCGTTCAAAGTTAAGGAAGAACTAAATAAGGCATCCTCGATGTGTTGTGACGTTTTAGACCGCGGAACCCCCAGTCAACAGTGTATTTATTCAGAACAAATGAAGGAGAAACGGAAAACTATCGAATCAATTATAGATGACCAGAGAAAGATTAAATGTTCATCAACAATGACAGTGTCTTTTCCAAAACAGGTTACTTCACTCATTGAGATGGGAAGCAATTCTATAAAACAGAATTTTGATGTCAACAAGACAG TTGATACCAGTCCCATCAGATTATTATCCCAACCAAAGCCAGTCACCCTGGAGCTCCTCGTATCCGTGGATCTACACACGACTGGAGATGATGATGAGGAACCTTACCTCACAGGACTGGACTTCCTGCCGGACGGAAGACTTGTTTCCGTGGATAACTATAACTGGAAATGTATCTTACTGAATGAGCGACTACAGAGACTCGGAACACCTTACAAGTTCAATACAAAACCATGTGATGTA GGCCTGGTGACACGGTGCTGGTGCAGTAGGAGGAAGCACTCCATCGTGCAACTGAGTGTTGATGGGGACTTACTCGGCATCTACCCAGTGGATATGTGGTACCCGCACAACATATGTGTGTTTAAGGATGGCACTAGGCTGGCGGTGTCTGGCGGCGCTGCAGAAGCACCGAAACTTTATTTGTATAAGATCTCACCGACAATGAGTTAG